Proteins encoded together in one Micromonospora auratinigra window:
- a CDS encoding TcmI family type II polyketide cyclase: MVFRNVIVCRMVPGSEDTVGDVFGYYDRTTRPQDLGVIGRILLSHHDLYLHVIEREQDPRISGQTRGLPAFQKIAEAIGPYVTPYPRYWKNPSDSVAKEFYHWAPDDGAEPAETTLTIIVQRIKPGAEADVARIFGESDAGPLPAELGVTGRWLYSIDDVFVHLLEQDATVAERVRQHHQQKPAFGKLMAELAPFVEPYRPERWQGPQDSVAKPFYRWRAED, from the coding sequence ATGGTCTTCCGCAACGTGATCGTCTGTCGCATGGTCCCCGGCAGCGAGGACACCGTCGGCGACGTCTTCGGTTACTACGACCGCACCACCCGACCGCAGGACCTCGGCGTCATCGGCCGGATCCTGCTCTCCCACCACGACCTGTACCTGCACGTCATCGAGCGCGAGCAGGACCCGAGGATCTCCGGGCAGACCCGCGGCCTGCCCGCGTTCCAGAAGATCGCCGAGGCGATCGGACCGTACGTGACGCCGTACCCGAGGTACTGGAAGAACCCGTCCGACTCGGTGGCGAAGGAGTTCTACCACTGGGCCCCCGACGACGGCGCGGAGCCGGCGGAGACCACGCTGACGATCATCGTGCAGCGGATCAAGCCCGGCGCCGAGGCGGACGTGGCCCGGATCTTCGGCGAGTCCGACGCCGGCCCGCTCCCCGCCGAGCTGGGCGTCACCGGACGCTGGCTCTACTCCATCGACGACGTCTTCGTGCACCTGCTGGAGCAGGACGCGACGGTCGCCGAGCGCGTGCGGCAGCACCACCAGCAGAAGCCGGCCTTCGGCAAGCTGATGGCGGAACTCGCCCCGTTCGTCGAGCCCTACCGGCCGGAGCGCTGGCAGGGCCCGCAGGACTCGGTGGCCAAGCCCTTCTACCGCTGGCGCGCCGAGGACTGA
- a CDS encoding cytochrome P450 family protein, whose translation MSTDAVPGAEIYTGQFAADPYPTFARLRTDRPVCPVSGRFDQYLITRFDDARVALTDPRLSKDLYGPEAHYLRFFGPNSAGLNRNMLNSDPPEHTRLRRIVSQAFAPRRIEALRPRVARIVDDLIDKVLPHGRAELMHDFAIPLPMTVICELLGIPAADHGRVLDWTQVIRTSGSGERPPEQERAAVQDAQARLYHYLTDLVRAKRARPADDMIGALIDACDQDGTLSGAEVVATTFLLLFAGHQTTADFLGNAVLALLTHPEQLELLRSTPRLLPSAIEELLRFDGPLPVASPRIATEDVEYQGVTIPCGAAVGVVINAANHDPAHFTDPDRLDVRRVRGPHLGFGHGVHYCLGVSLARMEAQLGLGALLRRLSGLRLAVPLAEVRRLPAASPFRGLLELPVTFTA comes from the coding sequence ATGAGCACCGACGCCGTGCCGGGCGCGGAGATCTACACCGGACAGTTCGCCGCCGACCCGTACCCGACCTTCGCCCGGCTGCGCACCGACCGGCCGGTCTGCCCGGTCAGCGGCCGGTTCGACCAGTACCTGATCACCCGCTTCGACGACGCCCGGGTGGCGCTGACCGACCCGCGCCTCTCCAAGGACCTGTACGGCCCGGAGGCGCACTACCTGCGGTTCTTCGGTCCCAACTCGGCCGGGCTGAACCGGAACATGCTCAACTCGGACCCGCCGGAACACACCCGGCTGCGCCGGATCGTGTCCCAGGCGTTCGCCCCGCGCCGGATCGAGGCGCTGCGCCCCCGGGTGGCCCGGATCGTGGACGACCTGATCGACAAGGTGCTCCCGCACGGCCGGGCCGAACTGATGCACGACTTCGCGATCCCGCTGCCGATGACGGTGATCTGTGAACTGCTCGGCATCCCGGCCGCCGACCACGGTCGGGTGCTCGACTGGACCCAGGTGATCCGGACCTCCGGTTCCGGCGAGCGCCCCCCGGAGCAGGAGCGGGCGGCGGTGCAGGACGCCCAGGCCCGCCTGTACCACTACCTGACCGACCTGGTCCGGGCCAAGCGCGCGCGCCCCGCCGACGACATGATCGGCGCGCTGATCGACGCCTGCGACCAGGACGGGACGCTCTCCGGGGCGGAGGTGGTGGCGACCACGTTCCTGCTGCTCTTCGCCGGTCACCAGACCACCGCCGACTTCCTCGGCAACGCCGTGCTCGCCCTGCTGACCCATCCCGAGCAGCTGGAACTGCTGCGCAGCACACCCCGGCTGCTGCCCTCGGCCATCGAGGAGCTGCTCCGTTTCGACGGGCCGCTGCCGGTGGCCAGCCCCCGGATCGCCACCGAGGACGTCGAGTACCAGGGGGTGACGATCCCCTGCGGCGCGGCCGTCGGGGTGGTGATCAACGCGGCGAACCACGACCCGGCGCACTTCACCGACCCGGACCGCCTCGACGTGCGCCGGGTCCGTGGCCCGCACCTCGGTTTCGGCCACGGCGTGCACTACTGCCTCGGTGTCTCGCTGGCCCGGATGGAGGCGCAACTCGGCCTCGGGGCGCTGCTGCGCCGGCTGTCCGGGCTGCGGCTCGCCGTGCCGCTGGCGGAGGTACGCCGGCTGCCGGCCGCCTCGCCGTTCCGGGGCCTGCTGGAACTCCCGGTCACCTTCACCGCCTGA
- a CDS encoding putative quinol monooxygenase, with product MSRVRTVLAMRAREGCAERFEAEWRSAAEEIRTLDGCLHQDLVRDADDPRSYLIISDWADRETLDAFGRSEHRDRLLRIIRELRESAERHTYQVLHSVGGDPGEDR from the coding sequence GTGAGCCGGGTCCGCACCGTGCTGGCGATGCGGGCCCGGGAGGGCTGCGCGGAACGGTTCGAGGCGGAGTGGCGCAGCGCCGCCGAGGAGATCCGCACCCTCGACGGCTGCCTGCACCAGGACCTGGTGCGCGACGCCGACGACCCGCGCAGCTACCTGATCATCAGTGACTGGGCGGACCGCGAGACGCTGGACGCCTTCGGCCGCAGCGAGCACCGTGACCGGCTCCTGCGCATCATCCGTGAACTGCGCGAATCCGCCGAACGGCACACCTACCAGGTGCTGCACAGCGTCGGCGGCGACCCGGGGGAGGACCGATGA
- a CDS encoding FAD-dependent monooxygenase yields MIRTMFRLRAHPGREADVVDAWRDVAGRIAELPGALRQALLHDALDPHALVLVTEWSDEAAWRAYQAGPVAGQLAQALGPLCPEPGDRRVMRDVPPGSTVYVDVELTVPQSRWEEFRRGYAEVLDRVARVPGYLREELLREPGSDTHHIFAEWRSAAQFHQWIGNPAHAEEEAGPIAPFLLDIRRRLFHAVADPATSREPRTGREADVHRTTDVLVVGAGPTGLTVAVELARRGIDCRVVEKLAAPPGHADKAIGVHCRTMELWEEQGIVREAMDVGIWLTGNMVFVNGVQTHRMSWELPGLPYAHLGLPQYETERLLTERLATLGVRPRRGTELISFTQDDDGVTATLTTADGGTETVRATYLVGCDGAHSRVRELLGLTFTGGLGRFPQLFMLGDVDVDWDMPDGHLLRFLHETDGRMDGMLVCVPLRGAHRYRIATLAPPRFFAQTGGQDAPPGFSEELAEPTLADVQAALDRLAPPGTRASNLRWSSVFRISHGIVDRYRDGRVFVAGDAAHLHPPAGGQGMNTGIQDAWNLAWKLALAVRGIAAPGLLDSYETERRPEGEEIVGRAVRMAFTDELDRADLERQFLQEMSMLLSYAGSPLVGESVTDPEALRGGPAAGDRAPDVEGLRRPGVGHPLRLRELTRGTRHTLLVYADSSADEETLHAAAELCAEVRRQASGELDAYLVLSPDARAPRLLAPPVVVDADGGYRAGYAVAGTALHLIRPDGHIGFRSCPLDADGLRKHLHLIFGGVR; encoded by the coding sequence GTGATCAGGACGATGTTTCGGCTCCGCGCCCATCCCGGCCGGGAAGCGGACGTGGTGGACGCGTGGCGGGACGTCGCCGGACGGATCGCCGAGCTGCCCGGCGCGCTGCGGCAGGCCCTGCTCCACGACGCGCTGGACCCGCACGCCCTCGTCCTGGTCACCGAGTGGTCCGACGAGGCGGCGTGGCGGGCGTACCAGGCCGGTCCCGTCGCGGGGCAGCTCGCGCAGGCGCTGGGTCCGCTCTGCCCGGAGCCGGGCGACCGGCGGGTGATGCGCGACGTCCCTCCCGGTTCGACGGTCTACGTGGACGTGGAGCTGACCGTGCCGCAGTCGCGGTGGGAGGAGTTCCGGCGCGGGTACGCCGAGGTCCTCGACCGGGTCGCCCGGGTGCCCGGCTACCTGCGCGAGGAGCTGCTGCGCGAACCCGGCTCCGACACCCACCACATCTTCGCCGAATGGCGCAGCGCGGCGCAGTTCCACCAGTGGATCGGCAACCCGGCGCACGCGGAGGAGGAGGCCGGCCCGATCGCGCCGTTCCTGCTCGACATCCGCCGTCGCCTGTTCCACGCCGTGGCCGATCCGGCGACCAGCCGAGAACCGAGGACGGGCAGGGAGGCCGACGTGCACAGGACAACGGACGTACTGGTCGTCGGGGCGGGGCCCACCGGGCTGACCGTCGCCGTCGAGCTGGCCCGGCGGGGCATCGACTGCCGGGTCGTCGAGAAACTGGCCGCGCCGCCGGGACACGCCGACAAGGCGATCGGCGTGCACTGCCGCACCATGGAGCTCTGGGAGGAGCAGGGCATCGTCCGGGAGGCGATGGACGTCGGCATCTGGCTGACCGGCAACATGGTCTTCGTCAACGGCGTGCAGACGCACCGGATGAGCTGGGAACTGCCCGGCCTGCCGTACGCCCACCTCGGGCTGCCCCAGTACGAGACCGAGCGGCTGCTCACCGAGCGGTTGGCGACCCTGGGCGTGCGGCCCCGGCGCGGCACCGAGCTGATCTCGTTCACCCAGGACGACGACGGGGTGACCGCCACCCTGACCACCGCCGACGGCGGCACCGAGACCGTTCGCGCCACGTACCTGGTCGGCTGCGACGGCGCGCACAGCCGGGTCCGCGAGCTGCTGGGGCTCACCTTCACCGGTGGACTGGGCCGCTTCCCGCAACTGTTCATGCTCGGCGACGTGGACGTCGACTGGGACATGCCCGACGGCCACCTGCTGCGGTTCCTGCACGAGACCGACGGCCGGATGGACGGCATGCTGGTCTGCGTACCGCTGCGCGGCGCGCACCGGTACCGGATCGCGACCCTCGCGCCACCCCGGTTCTTCGCCCAGACCGGCGGGCAGGACGCGCCGCCCGGGTTCAGCGAGGAGCTGGCCGAGCCGACGCTGGCCGACGTCCAGGCCGCCCTCGACCGGCTGGCCCCGCCCGGCACCCGGGCCTCGAACCTGCGCTGGTCCTCGGTGTTCCGGATCAGCCACGGCATCGTCGACCGGTACCGCGACGGCCGGGTCTTCGTGGCCGGCGACGCCGCCCACCTGCACCCGCCCGCCGGTGGCCAGGGCATGAACACCGGCATCCAGGACGCCTGGAACCTGGCCTGGAAGCTGGCCCTGGCCGTGCGCGGCATCGCCGCGCCCGGCCTGCTCGACAGCTACGAGACCGAGCGGCGGCCGGAGGGCGAGGAGATCGTCGGCCGGGCGGTCCGGATGGCCTTCACCGACGAGCTGGACCGCGCGGACCTGGAACGGCAGTTCCTCCAGGAGATGTCCATGCTGCTCAGCTACGCCGGCAGCCCGCTGGTGGGGGAGTCCGTGACCGACCCGGAGGCGCTGCGCGGTGGGCCCGCCGCCGGCGACCGCGCCCCCGACGTCGAGGGCCTGCGCCGGCCCGGCGTCGGGCACCCGCTGCGGCTGCGCGAGCTGACCCGCGGCACCCGGCACACCCTGCTGGTCTACGCCGACTCCAGCGCCGACGAGGAGACGCTGCACGCCGCGGCCGAGCTCTGCGCCGAGGTACGCCGGCAGGCGAGCGGTGAGCTGGACGCGTACCTGGTGCTCAGTCCGGACGCCCGCGCGCCGCGACTGCTCGCACCGCCGGTGGTGGTGGACGCCGACGGCGGCTACCGGGCCGGCTACGCGGTCGCCGGCACCGCGCTGCACCTGATCCGCCCGGACGGGCACATCGGGTTCCGCAGCTGCCCGCTCGACGCCGACGGCCTGCGCAAGCACCTGCACCTGATCTTCGGCGGTGTCCGGTGA
- a CDS encoding nucleotide disphospho-sugar-binding domain-containing protein, producing the protein MRVLFTTSNWAGHWYCMVPLGWALQAAGHEVRVTCAPAQATAVGRAGLTPVPVTADADMMVVGRMTHFVAAVLGTRTLPGLPRHPLTGAALTDLAEFDFAADPGFWDRHADGLRRGFDAVAGFAAQWRPDLVCHDVMAPEGAVVAARLGVPSVFVAPGLFGTVEVEPGLDLRAADEAYRVMAPDVDWSRAAITHVVDPSPSSALPPVGDARRLPVRYVPYNGPGALPEWALHRPDRGRICVIWGHSATGIFGPDVPALRHAVEAAADTGAEVVLTASAEQVDALGTLPAGVRPLRGFPLHLLLPGCDAVLHHGSDNVMMNAAVAGVPQVALPLDHDQLAYGRRIVPTGAAVSVPGLAATADEVRAALHAVRTDPRYAAAARELRAEQLRRPTPTEVAAELTALAGHSDARDLVAGTAG; encoded by the coding sequence ATGCGGGTGCTGTTCACCACGTCGAACTGGGCGGGTCACTGGTACTGCATGGTGCCGCTGGGCTGGGCGTTGCAGGCTGCCGGGCACGAGGTCCGGGTCACCTGCGCCCCGGCGCAGGCCACGGCGGTCGGCCGGGCCGGGCTGACCCCGGTGCCGGTCACCGCCGACGCCGACATGATGGTGGTCGGCCGGATGACCCACTTCGTGGCCGCCGTGCTGGGCACCCGCACCCTGCCCGGGCTGCCCCGGCACCCGCTGACCGGGGCCGCCCTGACCGACCTCGCGGAGTTCGACTTCGCCGCCGACCCGGGCTTCTGGGACCGGCACGCCGACGGGCTGCGGCGCGGCTTCGACGCGGTGGCCGGCTTCGCCGCGCAGTGGCGGCCGGACCTGGTCTGCCACGACGTGATGGCGCCCGAGGGAGCGGTGGTCGCGGCCCGGCTCGGGGTGCCGTCGGTCTTCGTGGCGCCCGGCCTGTTCGGCACCGTCGAGGTCGAGCCGGGGCTGGACCTGCGGGCCGCCGACGAGGCGTACCGGGTGATGGCCCCGGACGTGGACTGGAGCCGCGCCGCCATCACCCACGTGGTCGACCCGTCGCCGTCGTCGGCGCTGCCGCCGGTCGGCGACGCCCGCCGCCTCCCGGTGCGCTACGTGCCGTACAACGGCCCGGGCGCGCTGCCCGAGTGGGCGCTGCACCGGCCCGACCGGGGGCGGATCTGCGTGATCTGGGGCCACTCGGCCACCGGGATCTTCGGGCCCGACGTGCCGGCCCTGCGGCACGCCGTCGAGGCCGCCGCCGACACCGGGGCCGAGGTGGTGCTCACCGCCAGCGCCGAGCAGGTGGACGCGCTCGGCACGCTGCCGGCCGGGGTACGCCCACTGCGCGGCTTCCCGCTGCACCTGCTCCTGCCCGGCTGCGACGCGGTGCTGCACCACGGAAGCGACAACGTCATGATGAACGCGGCGGTGGCCGGCGTACCCCAGGTGGCCCTGCCGCTCGACCACGACCAGCTCGCCTACGGACGGCGGATCGTGCCCACCGGCGCGGCGGTGTCCGTGCCGGGCCTGGCCGCCACCGCCGACGAGGTGCGCGCCGCCCTGCACGCGGTGCGGACCGACCCCCGGTACGCCGCGGCGGCCCGCGAGCTGCGGGCCGAGCAACTGCGCCGGCCCACCCCGACCGAGGTGGCCGCCGAGCTGACCGCCCTGGCCGGCCACTCCGACGCGCGGGACCTGGTCGCCGGCACGGCCGGCTGA
- a CDS encoding HIT family protein produces the protein MEEELDEAGFSARDLARIAVSRRAAELADRLYALVGRHGHDVPVEVWLRELTGPVRDAADDLHGLAVAYARARGATWPQIGTATGLDPAAAQDRWGAVRPPVLADPDRLVGELEHWFIRHLGLDAALWNVAEPLRGLLDGGGRRDLPSCLICRKRVGGAVPAWAGWIEPPGGYLVDDELWRVAHAPATFAPRGSLLVESRRHFLDFSQMTPDESTSWTALLARLFPLITQVTGAERIHVTSNMDAAPHFHAWLLPRRPEDRKGRAFGAAPGTCTEPEAAAAVKQMRTLLDR, from the coding sequence ATGGAGGAGGAGCTGGACGAGGCGGGTTTCAGCGCCCGCGACCTGGCCCGGATCGCCGTGTCCCGGCGGGCGGCGGAGCTGGCCGACCGGCTGTACGCGCTGGTGGGCCGGCACGGGCACGACGTACCCGTGGAGGTGTGGCTGCGCGAGCTGACCGGCCCGGTGCGGGACGCGGCGGACGACCTGCACGGGCTGGCCGTGGCGTACGCCCGGGCGCGCGGCGCGACCTGGCCGCAGATCGGCACGGCGACCGGGCTGGACCCGGCCGCCGCACAGGACCGCTGGGGTGCGGTCCGTCCCCCGGTGCTGGCCGACCCGGACCGGCTGGTCGGCGAGCTGGAACACTGGTTCATCCGGCACCTGGGGCTGGACGCGGCGCTGTGGAACGTCGCCGAGCCGCTGCGCGGGCTGCTCGACGGCGGCGGCCGGCGGGACCTGCCGAGCTGCCTGATCTGCCGCAAGCGGGTGGGCGGGGCGGTGCCGGCGTGGGCGGGCTGGATCGAGCCGCCGGGCGGCTACCTGGTCGACGACGAGCTGTGGCGGGTGGCGCACGCCCCGGCCACGTTCGCGCCGCGCGGCAGCCTGCTGGTGGAGTCGCGCCGGCACTTCCTGGACTTCTCGCAGATGACCCCCGACGAGTCGACCTCGTGGACGGCCCTGCTGGCCCGGCTCTTCCCGCTGATCACCCAGGTGACCGGGGCGGAACGGATCCACGTCACGTCCAACATGGATGCCGCGCCGCACTTCCACGCCTGGCTGCTGCCGCGCCGGCCGGAGGACCGGAAGGGACGGGCGTTCGGGGCCGCGCCGGGCACCTGCACCGAGCCGGAGGCGGCCGCGGCGGTCAAACAGATGCGCACGCTGCTGGACCGTTGA